The DNA segment ACGAAGATGGTAAACTAGTTCCCTGCGAAGGAAAACTTTACTATCGTGGTATCGAGCTTAAAGATCTGGCCAAAGGATTTCTATCCACTGGCCGTCATGGTTTCGAAGAAACAGCTTACTTACTACTCACAGGACAGCTGCCCAACCAGACCGAACTCAATGACTTTACGGAATACCTTGCCGAACAAAGTGAACTACCGCCCTTCTTCTCCAAAAGCATGATCTTATCACTGCGGGGACGAGACGTTATGAACATGTTAGCTCGTTCGGTACTTGGTTTATATGCGGCAGATGAAGAAGCAGAGGACTATAGCCATGTAAACATCATGAAACAGGCCATTAGTTTAATTGCTAAATTCCCTGTTATTGTTGCTTATGCCTACTATGGCATGCGTCACTCTTTTCAGCGTAAGTCATTGATCATCCGCCACCCTCAGAAACACCTAAGCCTGGCAGAAAATTTTCTTTATATGCTAAAGGGCAATGAGTATACAAAACTTGAAGCTGACTTACTGGATTTATCTTTGGTAATACATGCAGAACACGGGGGCGGTAATAACTCCACATTTACAACTCGGGTAGTTAGCTCAGCTCAAACCGACACCTACTCTGCCATTGCCGCAGCTTTAGGGTCGCTTAAGGGAGGACTGCACGGTGGCGCTAATCTAAAAGTAATTGACATGATGAATAATATCAAAGAAAATGTCAAGGATTGGAGTGATAAAAAAGAACTATCTGCCTACCTGCTTAAACTGCTTAAGAAAGAAGCTTTTGACCACACCGGAAAAATTTACGGCATCGGCCATGCCATCTATACCTATTCAGATCCCCGGGCTGTATTGTTGAAAGAAAAAGCACGAGAGCTAGCTGAAGAGAAAGGCCGTATGGATGAGTTTAACCTATACACCCTTATAGAAGAACTAGCCCCTGAAGTTTTTTATAGCTTCAAGGGAGAAAATGCCAAAATAGTCTGCGCTAATGTTGACTTTTATTCGGGATTTGTATACGAATGTATCAAAATCCCCAAAGAAATATATACTCCTATATTTGCCATTGCCCGCATTGCAGGATGGGCAGCGCATCGCATAGAGGAGGTTACATTCTCGAGCCGAAGAATCATTCGTCCGGCATACAAGTGTGTAATAGATCGCTCTACTTATCTTCCATTAGATTCGAGATAAGTGTTTTTGTTGATTGGGTAATGAAAAGGCTGTCTGTGGGGGAAACATCAGACAGCCTTTTTTATGACTTTTTTTTCAATTACTAAACAAAAAATTGTAAATTGAAACTGGTTTAAATCTTTTAATCTACCCAACCATGACGGAAAAGTTAATTCATCAAAGTCTCCATACAGAAGTAGCCTGCTGCACCAAACATATGATTGATGAATTCAATCATAGCCCGTTAAAATCAGATGTTTTCTTGAGTAACCTGTTTGGTAAACTTACCATTCAATATGAAGATTTATACGAGGCAATGAACCAAAGCAATGAAGATTCAGACGTAGAAGAAAAAGACCTGATACGCGACGACAAAATACGTGCATTACTTAACATCCTCAATGATCATATGCACCACCCAGACAACAACATTCAAAAAGCAAGTGCAAAAGTAAAACAGGTGTTCGATAAATATGGAATGGGAATGATCAACGAAGGTTATACGATCGAATCATCTATTATACATTCCTTACTAAAAGACCTAGATGAACCTCACATTCAAGTTGATATACATCAAATACCATCATGTCAAACTATTTGCGATGCGCTTAAGCAAGCCCAACAAGATTTTGAAAATGCGCTAAAACTTGAAAAATCAAAAATGATACGCATAGGCATGAAAGAAAGTGCCAGAAGCATCAAAAGACTTATCTTGGACACAATAAATAACCAACTGATAAACTACCTAAACAGCATGCAACAAACCAACAACAACTACGACACCTTTTTTAAGACCATTCATCAAATCATTACCCATAGCAATGCCCGGACAAAATCGCTGGAAGAAAAAAAATAAATACAGGGAAAAATATTCAATTTGACGGTGATCAGGCCCCCTTTCTTTTATCCATTGAAAGCTGCTAGGATAAAACTTTTATCACCGAGGACAATAACGACTGCAGCAAGCTCCATATCACCAATAAAAAACAAATTTTAGACACCTGGAAATATATTTATTTACTACCTTTGCGCCCGGAACAAATTACGGAGTTTTAAGCATGTACAACGCAGTAGCTACTCCGCATTAAATAATGGATTATCTTGATGTTATGCCTGAAATAAAAGGAATTAAATTGGTACTCGAAGATGGAACTGTCTTTGAAGGTAAATCTTTTGGATACCACAAGTCAATTTCCGGAGAGGTTGTTTTCAACACTGCCATGACCGGTTACCCCGAAAGTTTAACAGACCCATCGTACAAAGGACAAATTCTGGTTTCTACCTACCCTTTGATTGGTAACTACGGAGTACCTAAAGACGAAACAGAGGAACATGGTATTCCATTATTTTACGAGTCAGATCAAATTCATATTTCCGGATTGATTATTTCTGACTACTCCTTTGAATATAGTCACTGGAATGCCAAAAGCTCTCTTAGCGAATGGTTAATAAAAAACGAAGTTCCCGGTATATTTGACATTGACACGCGTGCATTAACAAAGATCCTTCGCGAAAAAGGATCCATGTTAGGAAAAATTTTGATCGATGACGAAGACATCGATCAATACGATCCCAATCAGGATAACTTGGTGGCTCAAGTAAGCACCAAAGAAAGAAAAGTTTACGGCAAAGGAAAACACAAAGTGGTTCTTGTGGACACAGGTGCAAAATATAATATATTACGCTGCCTCCTGAAAAGAGACACTACCGTGATTCAGGTACCCTGGGACTTCGACTTTACACAAGAGGACTATGATGGTGTTATGCTTTCAAACGGTCCAGGTAACCCGGAGATGTGCTCTATTACGGTAGAAAACATTAAAAAAGCCATCGAAATAGGGAAGCCTATTTTTGGCATCTGCCTGGGCAACCAACTACTAGGTATAGCCGCCGGAGGTAGTACCTACAAATTAAAATATGGTCACCGTGCCCATAATCACCCTGCCATAAGAGTAGGCACCAACAATTGCTATATCACCTCACAAAACCATGGTTATGCTTTAGATAATGATTCCTTAACCGATGATTGGGAACCTTTATTTATCCATATCAACGACCAAAGTAACGAGGGAATCAGACACAAGTCCAAACCCTTTTTCTCCACTCAGTTTCACCCAGAAGCTTCAAGTGGGCCAACAGATACCGAATTTTTATTCGACGACTTTATCCACTTAATTGAGGAAAGTAAAAAATAATAATCACCGTTTTCCCGAATGATGTATTAAACACATTGCAATAGATGCGCTCAATACATCATTCGGAAAACAATTTTAACCTACCCACCATCTCTAAAAATACACAACTGCACATCTCTTACCAACACAGCCCCCGCGTATTGTTTTGGGCACCTCTACTGTATATTTGCAGGTAATTGAGTATTCTAATGGAAATTACTCATTTATTGAGAATCGTCAAATATAATTATTGCCCAATTGTGAGCTTCTATGATCTTCTCGCATCAGTTTTAAAGATTGACATGTCTCTAAACGTCCCTTTATTCCCGGAGAGATCAATTTCAAAGTCCCTCATGATCAATATACAACAATCAATAAGAACACCTAGCAAGTGGAAAATTTCATTATTATAATCTATTAAGGCAACTCATCTACCAATGCATATAGCTCTTTATTCTCAACATTGGTACGTAATACCAACTTTTTAAAAATCGCTTGCGTCTCGTCCATAAATTCAAGGGGTCTTTCTTTTATCTTATGCTCATTGGACCACCTTTTATCATAAGAATTTAACAAGTCTACAATATCCCCCATTTCATCAAAAAACCGCTGAGCCGTATGAGCAATATTTGAATCTTCATGCCGCAGTAAGGTGGGATATATCACCTTATCTTCAATCGACAAATGAAATTTCAACTTCCCAAACAAACCCGAAATTAACAACCTAACTTCACGAGCATTGAACATGAGCATTTCCACATCTAGCTTCCTATCAATCTTATCAATAGCACCTAAAATATCTTCATGTTGTTTTCTGTATCTTTGTGTATTCATTTTGAATTTTTAAATAATTTAAACCAAGTTAGCCAACAACATCAACAGGCAGCCATTTAATTCCGTAATGGACACGACTAAGCCTCCCTTTGCTTTGGATACTTTTGAAACCAATAAGTTTACTGATTGTAAATGACTGTTTCAAACATTATTTTAAGTCACTATATTATTCCTGGTACAGAGAGCTATTTTGCAGGATAAATTCAATAATACTTACGAAGTTCCAGTTAAAATCTTATTTTTGAAATATAATTAACATCACATTCACATTATGAATTTACTGGAGGCTTCAGGCGTAGTAAAAAAATATGCTAATCACCTAGCACTTGACAACCTAGACGTTCAGGTTCCTAAAAATAAAATCTTTGGACTTCTTGGTCCCAATGGAGCAGGAAAAACCACCTTTATACGGATCATCAATCACATTACAATGCCCGACAAAGGGGAAATTCTATTCGATGGCATTCCGCTGAATGCAGAAGACATTTATAGAGTCGGATATTTGCCCGAGGAGCGAGGACTTTACAAAAAGATGAAGGTGGGCGAGCAAGCCATGTATCTGGCACGCCTAAAAGGCATGTCAAAATCTGACGCTTTCAAGAAACTAAAGTACTGGTTCGAGAAGTTTGAGATAGCCGCATGGTGGGATAAGAAAGTGGAAGAACTATCAAAGGGCATGCAGCAAAAGGTACAATTTATTGTCACCGTTTTGCACGAACCGGAATTACTCATCTTCGACGAACCCTTTAGTGGTTTCGACCCCATTAATGCCAATCTGCTAAAACAGGAGATACTAGAGCTAAAAGACAAAGGCTCCACCATTATTTTTTCCACCCATAACATGAGTTCAGTAGAGGAGCTGTGTGATAACATTTGTTTAATCAACAAATCCAAAAGCATCCTAAAAGGTAATGTTGAAGAAGTAAAACATGCGTTTAAAAACAATGAAGTCATGATCGAATTCAATGGCGACGACAATCTTTTTAAGGCAAAGCTAAACGACGATTATCAAATTAAGTCACTGGTAAAAAAACACGATAGCTTTATCGCCAAAATCAAATTAACCTCTG comes from the Saccharicrinis fermentans DSM 9555 = JCM 21142 genome and includes:
- a CDS encoding citrate synthase, whose protein sequence is MILLENLAKMAVQSCEIEKELFDQMGVKRGLRNADFSGVLVGLTHIGNVVGYNNEDGKLVPCEGKLYYRGIELKDLAKGFLSTGRHGFEETAYLLLTGQLPNQTELNDFTEYLAEQSELPPFFSKSMILSLRGRDVMNMLARSVLGLYAADEEAEDYSHVNIMKQAISLIAKFPVIVAYAYYGMRHSFQRKSLIIRHPQKHLSLAENFLYMLKGNEYTKLEADLLDLSLVIHAEHGGGNNSTFTTRVVSSAQTDTYSAIAAALGSLKGGLHGGANLKVIDMMNNIKENVKDWSDKKELSAYLLKLLKKEAFDHTGKIYGIGHAIYTYSDPRAVLLKEKARELAEEKGRMDEFNLYTLIEELAPEVFYSFKGENAKIVCANVDFYSGFVYECIKIPKEIYTPIFAIARIAGWAAHRIEEVTFSSRRIIRPAYKCVIDRSTYLPLDSR
- the carA gene encoding glutamine-hydrolyzing carbamoyl-phosphate synthase small subunit, whose protein sequence is MDYLDVMPEIKGIKLVLEDGTVFEGKSFGYHKSISGEVVFNTAMTGYPESLTDPSYKGQILVSTYPLIGNYGVPKDETEEHGIPLFYESDQIHISGLIISDYSFEYSHWNAKSSLSEWLIKNEVPGIFDIDTRALTKILREKGSMLGKILIDDEDIDQYDPNQDNLVAQVSTKERKVYGKGKHKVVLVDTGAKYNILRCLLKRDTTVIQVPWDFDFTQEDYDGVMLSNGPGNPEMCSITVENIKKAIEIGKPIFGICLGNQLLGIAAGGSTYKLKYGHRAHNHPAIRVGTNNCYITSQNHGYALDNDSLTDDWEPLFIHINDQSNEGIRHKSKPFFSTQFHPEASSGPTDTEFLFDDFIHLIEESKK
- a CDS encoding DUF6261 family protein, which produces MTEKLIHQSLHTEVACCTKHMIDEFNHSPLKSDVFLSNLFGKLTIQYEDLYEAMNQSNEDSDVEEKDLIRDDKIRALLNILNDHMHHPDNNIQKASAKVKQVFDKYGMGMINEGYTIESSIIHSLLKDLDEPHIQVDIHQIPSCQTICDALKQAQQDFENALKLEKSKMIRIGMKESARSIKRLILDTINNQLINYLNSMQQTNNNYDTFFKTIHQIITHSNARTKSLEEKK
- a CDS encoding hemerythrin domain-containing protein, giving the protein MNTQRYRKQHEDILGAIDKIDRKLDVEMLMFNAREVRLLISGLFGKLKFHLSIEDKVIYPTLLRHEDSNIAHTAQRFFDEMGDIVDLLNSYDKRWSNEHKIKERPLEFMDETQAIFKKLVLRTNVENKELYALVDELP
- a CDS encoding ABC transporter ATP-binding protein, producing MNLLEASGVVKKYANHLALDNLDVQVPKNKIFGLLGPNGAGKTTFIRIINHITMPDKGEILFDGIPLNAEDIYRVGYLPEERGLYKKMKVGEQAMYLARLKGMSKSDAFKKLKYWFEKFEIAAWWDKKVEELSKGMQQKVQFIVTVLHEPELLIFDEPFSGFDPINANLLKQEILELKDKGSTIIFSTHNMSSVEELCDNICLINKSKSILKGNVEEVKHAFKNNEVMIEFNGDDNLFKAKLNDDYQIKSLVKKHDSFIAKIKLTSEDKTNHLLTTLLPDFKIRSFQEILPNMDEVFIKAVEKSNAAY